The Plectropomus leopardus isolate mb unplaced genomic scaffold, YSFRI_Pleo_2.0 unplaced_scaffold15754, whole genome shotgun sequence DNA segment ATATACACAGAAATGACACTTTAACCCCGTGATGGGGCTGCTTGGCACAAATGCACAACTTTAACCATGATCACCTATTTTTAGAAAAcgttaaaacattttatttatagctgacatttcaagacatttctaggcttttcatgatatcaggacatttttaggattataggacaAATGGGGCTTAGCTGCGACCTCTGTTGGTGGGTGCAGGGGATCCAACACTGGAATTTTTTTTGAAGAACAAGCccttttgatgctgttttatgcactatggcactttatgtgtactaaaagtacaaatgtgaatctcttaatttttattgtgaattagagaaTGGTTGTGGGCCACCTGGCACCACTTTGAGGACAAGATTTAGTCCGCAGGCCGTAAGTTGTGTATCTCTGCTTTAAGTAAATTTAGCTGATAACACTGAAGTAcagttttgaatgcaggacttttacttgtagtggagtattttcaGCGACAGTATAACTTTTTCACCCctgtctgtttgcttttcttgtaACAAGTTGAATCTCTCACATAAGATTCAGATTTTGCAACGTAAATAAATCgtgataaaaaacaacaatcttcAGACGAAGACGTGACACCTGTCGAGGTTTATCTGCCTGTGGTCTCATGACTTCTTCATTCAGGGACATCTTGTGTTGCACGGGTCCCCCGATGAGAAGTAGCTGTACACACTGACCAGAGGAAACATGGTGACAGCTCCCAGCAGAGAGCCCAGCTGCACCACAGCTCCACACCACACCAGGGCGCTGTGGCCCTCATCGCGCAGGATCACCCCGATGATCACCTTCACATAGGAGAGAGTGAGAACAAACAGGATCCAGGCCAACACCTGTGGAAGGACAGCCAGGTGAGTTTGTATATATTTCTATGTTAGATGCCcctatgtagtttttttttatcctccaaACAAGATATACAAGAAAAAAGGGAGGTGATTTGACCAAATGAAGCCTGCAGGTGAAAACTCACAATGAGGACACCACCTGAAGTTTCATTAACCAGCAGAGGACACGGACTCAGCACCGCCATGCTCATTATATAAGCTCCAACTGCACTTCCTATCACTGTGAGAGCTCCCATCAGCAGCAGAgatctgtggggaaaaaaaaagtatgcattGTGGAGCTGAAACATTACTGAAATTATAgcttaatttttgcatttttgtgcatattATGTTTGTATCAAATGCCAGAGAGCACAATTAACCATTTtacactgacatcacttttcttgaccTGAGTTCAGACAactttacaagtatttaaactgtaataattggagaaaattggtttgttttctttcgaTAATctggggggaaaaggcagtgagcaacacgCCAAGAACTGACATTAgtggatttaattttttttaaagtagccCAGAAAAAAGTTCCACAAAGCTATCTTTATAGTTGTCatgaatttatgttttaatattattttacagaatttttattattattattattaagcgctttttttccagatcattttttcttttttttttttttttttcttttatagtttcaaggtcattttttaaaacttttttttttcttttttgttttgctcatttttttgtcatttttgccaaagtcgctcattgccttttacctaTGTTCTCAGAAGTCATCTAGCCAGTTTGCTCATTTCGTCCATTTGTTCTGTCAACTTGAGTTTCTGGTGTTAAAATTGTCTTTGTTCTTtctagaaatttaaaaaatgtgttttgggcTTAATAGATCGGTATAGTAATTGATTGCTTAACGGTATTTCTGAAACAACATTGCCAAACATTTGCTAGTTCCACTCATTCAATTATTGCTGATTTTACTTGggtcaaaaatgtgatttaatatagttttaggcttttttttgttgcagcaaCATGCAGTGTCACTTTTGGCTCTGGGAAAATTGACAAACTAACACAGATTAATTGAGAAACTAAGGCTTTCTaaggttttaaagatttttttgcttcaaagaaaacatgaagaTGAGAAGGGGAAAAGAGTTCAAAattattaatcaataatgataaataaatgcataaattctCTTCTTTTCTAGATCCACCTCTTCAGCCTGAGAGCCCGCCCACAGAGGCCCTGCGAGAGCATGGTAGGtgtatgttttttctctctcgttGTCTTTATATCTCTCAGTATTTATCTTTCTTGGGTTAATACTGTCTCCTTCCTTTGTGCTCTCGTCCTCCATTTAACCCATAAA contains these protein-coding regions:
- the LOC121964486 gene encoding riboflavin transporter 2-like, producing the protein MAVLSPCPLLVNETSGGVLIVLAWILFVLTLSYVKVIIGVILRDEGHSALVWCGAVVQLGSLLGAVTMFPLVSVYSYFSSGDPCNTRCP